The window TCCCGTCCAGCTGACGGGCCCGGGACCGCGCGTGTAGTTGAGCGCGTCCGCGCCGCTGGCGAAGACGAGCACCCACCCGCCCCAGAGTAGCCCGACCCACATTGCGAGCGTCAGCGTCAGCACCAACGGTCCCGAGAGGCTCAGGACGCGTGACCGCCCCTGTCCGAAGGCCCGAAGCCCGCGCCACGTTCCGGCCATCAGCGACGACGTCAGCGGCCCCGCGCCGCCGTCGACCCACAGCGTCGTCCAGAGCACGTCCAGGACGCCGGCGCCGATGAGAGCGACGCCGAGAACGAGGGAGAGCCACTGCGTGCCGCCGGAGCCCTGGAGGACGGGCGACGACACCTGACTGACGAGGGTAGAGACTACAGTGGGGATGAGAGCGGGGTCCATGCTGACGTCACTCGCGGACGCCCTTCCGGGTCACCCTGCGACCCCGGGTCGTCGCGTTCCTCCAGAGGGCCGAGCGCAGACACCTGTCGACGTCGACGTGTCGTCCGACCGTTCGCAGGAGGCACCGAAGCACCTGCGGTCCAGTCGAGGCGTACTGCGGTCCGCGAGTCTCCGTCGTTCCCTTCTCCCGGGACGTCTCCCTCCGCTCGCCGTAGCGCAGAAAATCGAGGGATCGGTCGACCATTGTACGGCAAACTGTTCGTTCGCCGAACACTTAGTCGACAGGCTGGCCGACCGCTCCTTCGCGCGTCTTCAGACGCACGGGCGGTCGCAGGGACGCGTGTGCGACTCGGATACGACAGACTCGATCCACGACTCCTGATCGAACGCGTACGCGTCGGGGCGGACGACGGTCCGGATCCGGCCAGAAGCGGAACCGGCGCGCTATTGCGGCGGCCCCCGCTTCTGGACGCCTGCGAACCCGTCGTCCGACGACGCCTTCGCGTTCGCGCTGCGGGCGTTCGGACTCGCCGCACCGGAGCGCGAGCGGAGGAGCGGGCGACGACCGGACCATCCCCGCTCCTTATGGGATCGCCGGGCGTCAGGCCGGACGATGGACTACGAACTCGACGACGTCGACAGGGAGATCCTCCACGCGCTCCAGGAGGACGCTCGCAGTCTCTCGTCCGGCGAGATAGCGGAGCGGACCGATGCCTCGTCGAGTACGGTGCGCAAGCGGATCCAGCGGCTGGAGTCGGAGGAGGTCATCAAGGGCTACAGCGCAGACATCGACTACCAGCAGTCGGGGCATCCGCTCCGGATGCTGCTGTTCTGCACGGCGCCGATCCCGGAGCGGGGCGAGCTGATCGAGGACGTCCTCGAGATCTCGGGCGTCGTCTCGGTCCAGGAGCTGGTGACCGGCGAGGAGAACCTCTTGGTGACCGTCGTCGGGGAGAACGACGGGGACATCACGCCGGTGGCCCAGGAGCTGCTGGACATGGGCGTGACCGTCGCCGACGAGGTCCTCGTCCGAAGCCACGAGACCACGCCGTTCGGCGGGTTCTCCTCCTCGGAGGAGTGACCGGCGGAGACGGCTGATCGGCCGGCGGTCCTCGGGCGCGCGTCGTGAAGTGAACGCGACGCTGGTTTCGACCCTTCAGCCGCTGCTACGCGCGGGGACGGCCCCGTCCGAGATACCCCCGAGGTCCCGTCGACGAGTCTGACCCCCAGCCGACCGTCGGGTCGCACCGACCGACGACCGACCTGCCACGCGTTACCATAATGTTCTTTCACACGGTTCCGCCGAACGTTTTGATCGAACAGAAACCATTATAACCAGTTCGTTCGCTATGATGTGTTGAAGCGACCACACCGTGATGGACCGCCGGCCCAGACGGCCGGCGACGAACGCCCGTCCGGGACGAGACCTCACGATGACCGACAACACACGTCCGAACGACGCCGTACCGCTCTCGGAAGCGACGACATCGTCGAGCCCGCTCGTCCCGCGAGCGTCGACGTGGCTGGTCTGGGGGCTGTTCCTGCTGGCCGCGGGGCTGCTCGCCGCGACGACGGCGGGCGGCTACGAGCCGACGGTCCCCGGGCCGTTCGCCGTCGACGGGCTGACCGCGCTCATGTGGGCCGTCGTCGCCTTCTTCAGCGGCATCGTCCACAGCTACTCCCGCCGCTACATGGCCGGCGACGAGCGCGTCGAGGGCTTCTTCGCCCGCGTGCTCGGGTTCACGCTCGCGGTGATGACGATGGCCGCGGCCGACCACCTCGCGCTGTTCGTCGCGGCGTGGCTGGCGATGGGCCTCCTGATGGCGTCGCTCATCGGCCACGACCGCGAGTGGAACCAGGCGAGGGCCGCCGCGGGGCTCGCGCGCCGCTACTTCGTCGCCTCAAGCGGGCTCCTCGCCGTCGCTGCGGCGATCCTGGCGTGGACGACGGGCGCGACGACGGTCACGGGGGTCCTCGAAGCGGTCGACGGGATTCCGACGACGGCCGCGCTCGCGGCCGCCGGCTGCCTGGTCCTCGCGGCGATGATCCAGTCGGCGCTGCTGCCCTTCCACCGCTGGCTGCTCTCGTCGATGACCGCGCCCACGCCGGCGTCCGCGCTGATGCACGCCGGGTTCGTCAACGCCGGCGGCGTCCTGCTGACCCGGTTCGCGCCGGTGTTCGCCGATCGGATCGGCGTCATGTCCGCGATCGTCGCCGTCGGCGCCGTCAGCGCGCTCGCCGGCCAGGCGATGTTGCTCGTCCAGTCCGACGTCAAGCGCACGCTCGGGACCTCCACCGTCGCCCAGATGGGCTTCATGATCCTGCAGGCCGGGCTGGGCTTTTTCGCCGCCGCGATCACGCACCTCGTCCTCCACGGGTTCTACAAGGCCTACCTGTTCCTCTCCTCGGGCGCGGCCGTCGAGCAGACCGCGCCGACGGCGAGCTACGGGGACGGACGCGGCCTGCCGGCGCTGGCCGTCGCTGGCCTGACCGCCGTCGGCGGCGGCGCGCTGTTCGCCGCTCTCACCGGCAAGGGGATCACGTTCGACGGCGGCGTCGCCCTGACGTTCGACAGCGGCCTCGTCCTGACGCTGGTCGTCGTCCTCACGACCCTGCACGCCACGCGGGACGTCCTCCGGCGGACGAAGCTGTCGCCGATCGTCAGGCTCGCCGCCACGCCGCTGGTCGTCCTGTCCGCGATCGGCGTCTACGGCCTGCTGTTCGAGGCGATCTCGACGGTGCTGGCCGACGTTCCGATGTACTCGGCGCCGACGGAACTGACGGTCGTCCACGGCGCCGTCGCCGCCCTGTTCGTCGCCGGCTACGCGGTCACGGACCTCGGCTGGCACCGGTCCAGCCGGCGGCTCTACGTGACGCTGCTGAACCTCTCGCAACCGAACCCGGACACCGTTCTCACCCGCACGGAGGACTACGATGACGCGTAACGACCCCATCGACGACTGCATCGCACGCGCGGCCGAGACGGTCGGCACGGTCTGGCCGCTGCACTCGTTCGTCACGGCCAACCCGCTGGCCGGGCTCGAGGACCGGCCGTTCCACCGGGCCGTCTCGGAGGCCGAGGACCTGTTCGGCGGCCGCGGCTACCCGCACCCCTCCGTCTTCCGGCAGGCGTGGGAGACCGGTCAGATCGATCCCGGGGTGCTGCGCGAGGAACTCGACGCTCACGGCTTCGACGGCGAGCCGGAGGCGCTTTTAGAGGAGATGGCCGCGAGCGAGGCGGAAGCTGACTCCGGGGACGACGGCTCCGACTCCCCCACCGACGAGGTCGACCGCGTCCTCTCGAAGTGGCTGGCCGCCTTCCTCGATCAGGGGCAGGCCGAGTGGGCGATGCCCGACCGCGAGGCGGGCTTCTACGCCGCCTGGCGCGAACTGGCGCCCCACGACGGCGACGTCCCGGGCTGCCAGCGCGCGTCCGACCTCCCCGAGACCGCGACCGAGGCGCTGGAGGCGGCGCTGGACGGACTCCCCGAGGACCGCTGGGAAGACGTCTTCGAGCACCACCTCGCCGCGCTGCCCGGCTGGACCGGCCTCGTCAAGCAGCGCGAGGACGCCGACGCCGACCCGTGGCAGGACGAGTGTCCCGTCTCGCTGCGCGAGTACCTGGCGGTGCGCCTGACGCTGGCCGACCTGCTCGGGGCGCCGATCGAGCCCGCGGAGACACCCGGCGACGTCGACGACGCCGACGAGGCCCCCCTCGAGGAGGTCTGGCTGAGCGCGTGGGAGAAGAGCTACCGCGACCGGCTCGTCGGCGGCCTCGACGACGACGTCGAGGAGTCTTCGGCGGGATCCGACGGCTCGCGCCCGGACGCCCAGCTCGTGTTCTGCATCGACACGCGCTCGGAGATCATCCGCCGGCACATCGAGGCCGCGGGTCCCTACGACACGCACGGCTACGCCGGCTTCTTCGGCGTCCCGATGCGCTACGAGGGCTACGACTCGGACGTCGCCGTCGACGCCTGCCCGCCCATCGTCGACCCGGAGCATCGGGTCCACGACCGGCCGGCCGAGGACTGCCGGGGCGACGCGTCGGCGTACGACGGCTGGCGCCACCTGGTCTCCGCGGGGCGCAAGCACCTGAAGTCGCTCAAGACCAACGTGGCCGCGGCGTTCACCTTCGTCGAGGGCGCCGGGAGCGCCTACGGCGCCGCGATGGCCGGCCGGACGCTGCTGCCCGCCGCCGTCCACGACCTGACCGACGCCGTCGACGAGCGGACGCCGGACCCACACGAGTTCTGTGCGCCGACGGTCGACAGCGAGACTCGCCCGGAAGGCGAGTCTCGGACGGGAACGGGGAGCGCAGCGACCCGTGACGAGGCCCACGCCGACGGCGGCCTGCCGACGGGGATGACACTCGAGGAGAAGGCGAGCTACGCCGAGGCCGCCTTCGACCTCATGGGCTGGGAGTCGTTCGCCCGCCTGGTCGTGTTCACCGGCCACGCGAGCGAGACGACGAACAACCCGTTCGACGCGAGCCTGGACTGCGGCGCCTGCGCCGGCAACCCCGGCGGCCCCAGCGCCCGCGTGCTCGCCGAGATCTGCAACGACCCCGAGGTCAGGTCGGCTCTGCGCGACCGCGGGCACGATATCCCGCAGGACACCGTCTTCCTCGCCGCCGAGCACAACACGACGACCGACGAGATCACGCTGTTCGACGACGACGTGCCGGCGAGCCACGAGGAAGACGTCGACGGCCTCCGCGAGGACCTGGCCGAGGCCCGCGCCGCCGCGGCGGCCGAGCGCACCGAGTCGATGCGGACCGGCCGCGACGACGGCGTCCGCGAGACCGAGCGCCGCGCCGCCGACTGGGCGGAGACCCGCCCCGAGTGGGGGCTGGCCGGCAACGCATCCTTCGTCATCGGCCCGCGCGAACTGACCGAGGACCGCGACCTGGACGGCCGCGCGTTCCTGCACTCCTACGACTGGAGCACGGACCCCGACGGCGACGCGCTGGAGGCGATCATGACGGGCCCGCTCGTCGTCACGCAGTGGATCAACAACCAGTACTACTTCGCCACCGTCGACAACGCCGTCTACGGGAGCGGCTCGAAGGTCACCCAGAACCCCGTGGGGAACGTCGGCGTCTACCAGGGCAACGGCGGCGACGTCATGACCGGACTCCCGCTCCAGTCGCTCAAGGTCGACGACGACCAGCCGTACCACCAGCCGCTCCGGCTGACTGCAGTCATCCACGCCCCGGTCGACCGGGTCGAGGAGATCCTCCAGCGCCACGAGGAGGTCGCACAGCTGATCGACAACGGCTGGCTGCGCCTGACCGTGGTCGATCCCGAGCAGGACAACGAACCCGTCCACTACCAGGGCGACCTGGAGTGGGACGCCGAACCGCAGAAGGTCGCGGCGATCGCGGACTGACGACGCGCCGGACGGCGAAACCGCCGTCCCGCCGTCCGCAGCCTGACTGTTTTCCGTGCGCGCGCGGACCGTTCACGTATGACCGAGACGGTCGCCGTCACCGGCGGCAACGGCCGCGTCGGGCGAGCGGTCCTGGCGCACCTGAACGAGGCGGGCTACCGGACCGTCAACCTCTCGCGTGGCAAGCAGTCCGAGGAGGAGTCCGACGCCTACCTCACGACGGATACCCTCGACGCCGGCGAGGTGTACGGGTCGATCGCGAAGAGCGACGCTGACGCGGTCGTCCACCTCGGCATGCTGCCGACGCCGGACGCGACGCCGGGGTTCCGGACTTACGAGAGCAACGCCATGTCGAGCTACCACGTCCTCGAGGCGGCGGGGGAACTCGGCGTCGACCGGGTCGCGCTGGCGTCGAGTTTCAGCGCCATGGGCGGCGGCTTCGAGCCGGAGCCGATCACCGTCGACTACCTGCCCGTCGACGAGGACCACCGGCTCACGCCGTCGACCCCCTACGGGATGGGCAAGCAGGCGCTGGAGGTCGCCGCCGACGGGTTCGCGCGCCGGCCCGACGACCGGCCGCGGACGATCACCTCGCTGCGGTTCCCCTGGGTCGTCGACGACGAGATGGCCCGCGAGACGTTCGTCGAGGCCGACCGGACGCTGGAGGGACTGCGCGAGTCCGAGCACTTCTCGACCCAGCGGAACACGCTGTTCTCCTACGTCCACGTCTCCGACGCGGTCGACCTCGTCCGGCGGGCCGTCGAGGCCGACTTCGACGGCCACGAGCGGGTCTGGCTGTCCGCGCCCGACACGAGCGCCCAGACGCCGACCCGGGAGGTCGTCGCGGAGCTGTACCCCGACGCCGACCTCCGTGACCTCGACGACGAGTACGCGGCGCTGGTCGACACTGGGAAGGCGGAGTCGCTGTTCGGCTGGACGCCGGAGTGGAGCTGGCGGGACCTAAATTAGAGCTCCCGCCGGCGCCCCTTCGGAATCTGCGACCGGAGCTCGTCGTGGAGGTACAGGCCCACGCCGAGCGGCTCCGGCTCGCCGGCGAGGTCGTGGGTGACGATCAGATAGCCCCAGTCGCCGTCCCACTCTGGGATCTCCTGGTCCTCGCCGGCGACGAACGCCGTCGCCTGGTCGCCGTCGAGGTGGATCACCTGTTCGGTGGCGTGGCGGCCGAACCGCTGGACCGCGTCCGTCGTGGGCTTCCAGTGCTCCTGGCGCGTCCGCAGGAAGGTCATCCCCAGCCCCTCTATGTCGACGGGCGACGGCGCGTCGCCGCGGAAGGCCCAGATCTTCCCCGATCCGCGTTCCCAGAAGGTGTACTCCTCGAACGTCTCCGGGGGAACGCCGTAGCGGTCCTCCCAGAAGGCGAGCACCTCCTCGCGGGTCGCCATCTCGGGGTCGTCCAGTGCCTCGCGCTCGGCGTCGTCCGCGGGGATCCGATCGAATCTCGTACTCTCGTTGCTCATCCCTCCACCTCCAGTTTCGCGCAGAAGAACCCGCCCGTGTCGTTGTGGTGCGGGTAGATCCGCTTTGCCTTCTCGACGCTCGGGTCGTACTCGTCGCCGTCCCACTCCGTGACGCCGGGGCGGGAGTCGAGCGGGATCTCGAAGTCCACCAGCCGGCAGTCCTCCTCGTCGAGCGCGTAGTCAAGCACGGCCTCGTTCTCCTCGGGCGCGAACGTGCAGGTCGAGTAGACGACGGTCCCGCCCTCACGGGTGGCCTGGATCGCCCGCGTCAGGATGCCCTTCTGGACGCCGGAGATACCCTGCACGTGGTCCTCCGTCCACTCGTCCAGCGTATCCGGGTTCTTGCGGATCGTCCCCTCGCAGGAGCAGGGCACGTCCACGAGCGCCCTGTCGTACTCTTCCCCGTCGAACGGCTTCAGCGAGTGGACGCGCGCGTCCTCGTGGGTCACCGCGACGTTCGTGATGCCCAGGCGCTCTGCGTTCGTCCGCAGCGCCGACAGCCGCCCCAGGTTCGAGTCCGTCGCGACCACGACGCCGCGGTCGTCCATCAGCGCCGCCAGCTGGGAGGTCTTGCTCCCCGGGGCCGCCGCAGCGTCCCAGACTCGCTCGCCGGGCTCCGGGTCCAGCACGCGGGCGGGCACAGCCGACACCTCCTCCTGCCCGTAGATCCACCCGTGGAAGTACGGCCAGTTGGCGCCCGGCTGGTCGTCCGGCAGCCGGAACATGCCCGGGTGCCAGTCCACCGGGTCGACGGCGATCCCCTCGTCTTCGAGGGCCCGCCGCGCCCGCTCGACGGACGCCTTGATCGTGTTCACGCGGACGACGGCCGGGAGCGGCCGCTCGCAGGCCGCCCGGAAGGCCTCGACGTCGTCCACGATCGGTTCGTAGCGCGAGAGGACGTCCATTGACGGAGTGGTTTCCGGGGCGCGCGCTTGTGGGTTTCGGACCCGGGCGATCGTCCGCTATCGAACGGCTGCGAGGATCACGGGTCGTCTCCGTTCCACAGCGTCGCGATGCGTTCCTCGATCTCGTCGAGGACGAGCGACAGCACGTCGCGATGGTCGGACGGCCACGAGGTGTCCTCTCCGGGCGTACCAGCGTCCGGCGGTGGATGGTAGTGTTCGCGGGCATTGTGCGGGTTCGGATGTCGATCCCAGCGACATTCCCACGTGTCGCCGGCGTGGACCTCCCGGTAGTGGATCTTGAAGTCGTCGTTAGCGTACCATCTGACGGTCAGCGTCCCTTCCTCGACAGTCACCGGATAGTACGCCGGTGCAATCTCGACGCGGAGTTCGAGGTGACCCTCGTCGTCGGTGATTGCGGCCCGCTCTACCTGTTGCGTCGCGTCGAGTCGTGCCTGGAGGAACTCGAGAATGGGGCGGTCGATGGGTGCCGGACTGCCCCCGTCGTCGACCGGTGGCACCATCGCTATCCCGATACCTGCTCGCCGTCGGCACCGGTGCGTCGCTGGCGAGCGCGCTCGTAGCGCCGTCGCTCGTGGCTGGCGGTCGTCCAGTCCGCAAGGTCGGCGTACACCTCGTCGATCGATCGGTCGTCTCGCTCCTCCGCGGCGGCGACGGCGTCGACTTCACTGGGGGCCGCCGCGTCGTAGGTACGCTCGTAGTCGTCGATCCGGTCCGTCAGGTCGCGGACACGGTCTCGGATCTCGTCGAGCGAGTTGTCGGCAGCGATCTCCTCGACGCGCCGCCACTCGAAGTATGCGTCGTTGCGCTCGTACGTGGTCGTTCCGCCGTCGTGACGGGTGACGACGCCAAGTTCCGCGAACCACTCCAGGTACTTCCGGGCGCTCTTCGGATCGCAGTCGGCGCGGTCCGCGATCGTGTTCGCCGTCGACGGTTCGCGCGTCTGCAGGATCGTCCCATAGACGCGCTGCTCGACGTCGTCACCGAAGGCGTCGTCGAACGGTGGGGGACCGTCGCGGGGCTCGGGATCGCTCATAGCGGTGATTCGGGAGATGAGGATATAATTCTTGTTCCCGAGAATAATTTCTGATCTAGTATCGGAACCAGCGGTCGGCTTCGCCTCTCGTTCCGGTGTTCCCTGCCCCCGACCGTTAAGCCGGGGGCGTCCTACGTCCCGCCCATGGCGGACATACAGGTCACACGCGACGACGTGGAACTGGACGCGCCGACGCTCGTGGAGGGGCTCCCCGGCGTCGGGCTGGTGGGCAAGATCGCGGCCGACCACCTCGTCGAGGCGTTCGACATGACCGAGTACGCGACGGTCCACTGCGACGGGCTGCCGGAGATCGCCGTCTACCGGAAGTCCGATCCGGCTGTCCGGCCGCCGGTGCGACTCTACGTCGACGAGGAGCGGGACCTGCTCGTGCTCCAGAGCGACGCGCCTATCTCGGCGAGCGCGGCCGAGGAGTTCGCGGGCTGCGTGACCGAGTGGCTCCAGGCCAACGACGTGACGCCGATCTACCTGAGCGGCCGGCCGGCGGAAAAGGACGGCGTCCCCTCGCTGTACGGAATCGCGACCGGCGAGGGCGAGGGGCTGCTCCGGGAGGCCGGCGTCGACTCGCCGACGGAGAA of the Halomicrobium salinisoli genome contains:
- a CDS encoding Lrp/AsnC family transcriptional regulator, producing MDYELDDVDREILHALQEDARSLSSGEIAERTDASSSTVRKRIQRLESEEVIKGYSADIDYQQSGHPLRMLLFCTAPIPERGELIEDVLEISGVVSVQELVTGEENLLVTVVGENDGDITPVAQELLDMGVTVADEVLVRSHETTPFGGFSSSEE
- a CDS encoding proton-conducting transporter membrane subunit; its protein translation is MTDNTRPNDAVPLSEATTSSSPLVPRASTWLVWGLFLLAAGLLAATTAGGYEPTVPGPFAVDGLTALMWAVVAFFSGIVHSYSRRYMAGDERVEGFFARVLGFTLAVMTMAAADHLALFVAAWLAMGLLMASLIGHDREWNQARAAAGLARRYFVASSGLLAVAAAILAWTTGATTVTGVLEAVDGIPTTAALAAAGCLVLAAMIQSALLPFHRWLLSSMTAPTPASALMHAGFVNAGGVLLTRFAPVFADRIGVMSAIVAVGAVSALAGQAMLLVQSDVKRTLGTSTVAQMGFMILQAGLGFFAAAITHLVLHGFYKAYLFLSSGAAVEQTAPTASYGDGRGLPALAVAGLTAVGGGALFAALTGKGITFDGGVALTFDSGLVLTLVVVLTTLHATRDVLRRTKLSPIVRLAATPLVVLSAIGVYGLLFEAISTVLADVPMYSAPTELTVVHGAVAALFVAGYAVTDLGWHRSSRRLYVTLLNLSQPNPDTVLTRTEDYDDA
- a CDS encoding DUF2309 domain-containing protein, which encodes MTRNDPIDDCIARAAETVGTVWPLHSFVTANPLAGLEDRPFHRAVSEAEDLFGGRGYPHPSVFRQAWETGQIDPGVLREELDAHGFDGEPEALLEEMAASEAEADSGDDGSDSPTDEVDRVLSKWLAAFLDQGQAEWAMPDREAGFYAAWRELAPHDGDVPGCQRASDLPETATEALEAALDGLPEDRWEDVFEHHLAALPGWTGLVKQREDADADPWQDECPVSLREYLAVRLTLADLLGAPIEPAETPGDVDDADEAPLEEVWLSAWEKSYRDRLVGGLDDDVEESSAGSDGSRPDAQLVFCIDTRSEIIRRHIEAAGPYDTHGYAGFFGVPMRYEGYDSDVAVDACPPIVDPEHRVHDRPAEDCRGDASAYDGWRHLVSAGRKHLKSLKTNVAAAFTFVEGAGSAYGAAMAGRTLLPAAVHDLTDAVDERTPDPHEFCAPTVDSETRPEGESRTGTGSAATRDEAHADGGLPTGMTLEEKASYAEAAFDLMGWESFARLVVFTGHASETTNNPFDASLDCGACAGNPGGPSARVLAEICNDPEVRSALRDRGHDIPQDTVFLAAEHNTTTDEITLFDDDVPASHEEDVDGLREDLAEARAAAAAERTESMRTGRDDGVRETERRAADWAETRPEWGLAGNASFVIGPRELTEDRDLDGRAFLHSYDWSTDPDGDALEAIMTGPLVVTQWINNQYYFATVDNAVYGSGSKVTQNPVGNVGVYQGNGGDVMTGLPLQSLKVDDDQPYHQPLRLTAVIHAPVDRVEEILQRHEEVAQLIDNGWLRLTVVDPEQDNEPVHYQGDLEWDAEPQKVAAIAD
- a CDS encoding NAD-dependent epimerase/dehydratase family protein — protein: MTETVAVTGGNGRVGRAVLAHLNEAGYRTVNLSRGKQSEEESDAYLTTDTLDAGEVYGSIAKSDADAVVHLGMLPTPDATPGFRTYESNAMSSYHVLEAAGELGVDRVALASSFSAMGGGFEPEPITVDYLPVDEDHRLTPSTPYGMGKQALEVAADGFARRPDDRPRTITSLRFPWVVDDEMARETFVEADRTLEGLRESEHFSTQRNTLFSYVHVSDAVDLVRRAVEADFDGHERVWLSAPDTSAQTPTREVVAELYPDADLRDLDDEYAALVDTGKAESLFGWTPEWSWRDLN
- a CDS encoding DUF7122 family protein, which gives rise to MSNESTRFDRIPADDAEREALDDPEMATREEVLAFWEDRYGVPPETFEEYTFWERGSGKIWAFRGDAPSPVDIEGLGMTFLRTRQEHWKPTTDAVQRFGRHATEQVIHLDGDQATAFVAGEDQEIPEWDGDWGYLIVTHDLAGEPEPLGVGLYLHDELRSQIPKGRRREL
- a CDS encoding RsmB/NOP family class I SAM-dependent RNA methyltransferase, producing the protein MDVLSRYEPIVDDVEAFRAACERPLPAVVRVNTIKASVERARRALEDEGIAVDPVDWHPGMFRLPDDQPGANWPYFHGWIYGQEEVSAVPARVLDPEPGERVWDAAAAPGSKTSQLAALMDDRGVVVATDSNLGRLSALRTNAERLGITNVAVTHEDARVHSLKPFDGEEYDRALVDVPCSCEGTIRKNPDTLDEWTEDHVQGISGVQKGILTRAIQATREGGTVVYSTCTFAPEENEAVLDYALDEEDCRLVDFEIPLDSRPGVTEWDGDEYDPSVEKAKRIYPHHNDTGGFFCAKLEVEG
- a CDS encoding DUF7342 family protein; translated protein: MSDPEPRDGPPPFDDAFGDDVEQRVYGTILQTREPSTANTIADRADCDPKSARKYLEWFAELGVVTRHDGGTTTYERNDAYFEWRRVEEIAADNSLDEIRDRVRDLTDRIDDYERTYDAAAPSEVDAVAAAEERDDRSIDEVYADLADWTTASHERRRYERARQRRTGADGEQVSG
- a CDS encoding proteasome assembly chaperone family protein; translation: MADIQVTRDDVELDAPTLVEGLPGVGLVGKIAADHLVEAFDMTEYATVHCDGLPEIAVYRKSDPAVRPPVRLYVDEERDLLVLQSDAPISASAAEEFAGCVTEWLQANDVTPIYLSGRPAEKDGVPSLYGIATGEGEGLLREAGVDSPTENGGVTGPTGALLYEAQRAGVDGVGLVVEADRQFPDPEAARVILTQGIAPLAGVEVPTDKLVEQAEEISEARAQLAEQMGEAEDESTSARPLGMFQ